The Candidatus Zixiibacteriota bacterium genome includes the window CTGCCCGTATACCTGGACTATGAAGGCATAGGGTTGCCAGTTCTGAGGCAGAATTTCGATATTCTTCTCTGCAATCTGGATTGCTCTTTCATATTCCCTGGCCCGCCTTAAGGTGTCAGCCAGATTAAGAAAAATTCCGGAATAGTTGACCGTCATATTTTCTTCATTCCAATCCTTATAGACTTCAGGATCAGAAAGACCTCTGAATTTCATCTTCTGCAGAAGGATTTCCTCAGTTTTCTGGACATTGACTGTCTTGCCCTCTTTGGGAACTACCAGATAAACCATTCCCTCCATCCTCAGATGGTCATCTATAGACTCCCCTTTATAGACCCGATTGTCCGGAGAAACGGTGGTAGAGAAATAGACCGGATATTTCCAACGGTTAGTCTCCAGGATACTGATGATCATCTGGTCCTGAACCCTTAATACCTTGCCGTTCGGCAGTTGAACCAGGTTCATGTTTTCCAACTGGTGGTCAGTGAAACTCAGAGGTACCCCCCGGATATTCTTCTGCTGTCTCATATACCAGTCGGTATTGGCTAAGCTTAAATTCACAACCCTTACATCTGTTCTGACCTTTTCCACCTGCTGCAAAAACCATAAAGGAAAGGTATCATTGTCTCCATTAGTAAACAGAATGGCATCTTTATCACATGAGTTCAGGATATTATATCCATAATCATAAGGAATGAAATTATTCCTGCGATTGGCAGGCGAATGGAGCCCGCTATTCAAGGGCATCAAAGGCGCTAAAAGAA containing:
- a CDS encoding tetratricopeptide repeat protein translates to FWGIFREQYLDKSLWFIPVLLGLLGVVESIRRVKGIGWMLLFLVLISSVGLILYLNFGDGTRTNPVTGEFERLEVRDRDYFFTPAFVFFALLMGLGISRLISYLGEAFTKLGKLGSRSLVYGASAIFLLAPLMPLNSGLHSPANRRNNFIPYDYGYNILNSCDKDAILFTNGDNDTFPLWFLQQVEKVRTDVRVVNLSLANTDWYMRQQKNIRGVPLSFTDHQLENMNLVQLPNGKVLRVQDQMIISILETNRWKYPVYFSTTVSPDNRVYKGESIDDHLRMEGMVYLVVPKEGKTVNVQKTEEILLQKMKFRGLSDPEVYKDWNEENMTVNYSGIFLNLADTLRRAREYERAIQIAEKNIEILPQNWQPYAFIVQVYGQSGETQKAYEFIQNSKGIEKERLYFNLGFTLKNTGKEDQAIEVMYKILSLNPKYVPAFKFLEATYYLKQDRNTLEKLLRDWLVKNPEDDSSAALLGQITKPGFTFPR